In one window of Rhinoderma darwinii isolate aRhiDar2 chromosome 7, aRhiDar2.hap1, whole genome shotgun sequence DNA:
- the RPAP2 gene encoding putative RNA polymerase II subunit B1 CTD phosphatase RPAP2 isoform X1 produces MKIGPGGYQEAYSNIKGAAALSGRREALEHAIRKKIGTEKRALQVVERLLENNITEDFLTDCAKFIYPSHYKDTVEERSIIKICGYPICNNKLENVPKQKYKISTKTNKVYDITERKCFCSNFCYRASKYYEAQIPQTPVWNREDESSPVIKLYKEGESGSSGEEVKLTGFLDFRILNPSFKHATESGGLSSANSDEDGEPEQAFVSSIIPVPEQNHKDTELLQDSGNVTPVEKTPDINHNLADVTERLIRCNLSDLEKTSGQFTQDVRHETEVAQSKEDAKVVTEVTQRAVSKSGAEHLRKFLRKSKSSQTTQQDNVPPIVVQRSMLEVLTQTLNEWKSEDTLKYLFGTDYLVEHPVDKEHNPVATTRVQDLDEDDFIVDNDDIENSSNSATTLKECLPFENENSVSKPLPDYTKLREETHMLEVRVREFFRGRYVLPEEVERGQEEIKEGPEMVESQDATSWAPPLPLLDSCSQQQVRKGIVLEKLKKVLPAILIPLKIIYSDVSKELHDLVKTFRFTNKNITHAVPEWSIIAIVLLSVLLPTMPLHKDSEQNLQYTQFVSKLLEELHFRKEDLECMKKNFASHTLS; encoded by the exons atgaaaattggtccgggaggctaccaagaggcctacagcaacattaaaggagctgcagcactttctggcag GAGAGAAGCTTTGGAACATGCAATACGGAAAAAGATCGGAACTGAGAAAAGGGCGCTTCAAGTTGTTGAAAGACTACTTGAGAATAACATCACAGAAGATTTCCTGACGGACTGT GCCAAATTTATTTATCCATCGCACTATAAGGATACAGTAGAGGAACGATCCATTATAAAGATATGTGGCTATCCTATATGTAACAATAAGCTTGAAAAT gtACCAAAGCAAAAGTATAAAATTTCTACCAAAACAAATAAAGTATATGACATCACAGAGAGAAAA TGTTTCTGTAGCAATTTTTGTTATCGGGCATCAAAGTATTACGAAGCTCAAATTCCCCAAACCCCAGTATGGAACAGAGAAGACGAAAG TTCCCCAGTCATTAAGCTTTACAAGGAAGGGGAAAG TGGCAGCTCAGGAGAGGAAGTCAAATTGACTGGGTTTCTGGATTTCAGAATATTGAATCCATCTTTCAAACATGCGACAGAAAGTGGTGGTTTAAGCTCTGCCAATAGTGATGAAGATGGTGAACCTGAACAGGCCTTTGTCTCCTCGATTATCCCAGTACCCGAACAGAACCATAAAGATACAGAATTACTACAGGACAgtggtaatgtaacaccggtggaGAAGACTCCAGACATAAACCACAATTTGGCAGACGTAACAGAAAGATTAATTCGTTGTAATTTAAGTGACCTTGAAAAGACTTCTGGTCAGTTTACCCAAGATGTCAGGCATGAGACAGAGGTGGCACAGTCTAAAGAAGATGCCAAGGTAGTTACTGAAGTCACTCAGAGAGCAGTAAGCAAAAGTGGCGCAGAACATCTACGGAAATTTCTCCGCAAATCCAAGAGTTCTCAAACAACCCAACAAGATAATGTTCCTCCTATAGTAGTTCAAAGAAGTATGCTAGAAGTCCTCACACAGACCTTAAATGAATGGAAATCAGAGGATACCTTGAAATATCTTTTCGGTACAGATTATCTAGTGGAACATCCAGTTGATAAAGAACACAATCCGGTTGCCACCACCCGGGTACAGGATCTGGATGAAGATGATTTCATCGTAGACAATGATGACATTGAAAATTCTTCTAATAGTGCAACGACCTTGAAagagtgtttgccgtttgaaaacgAGAACAGTGTTTCGAAGCCGCTTCCTGATTATACAAAGCTTAGAGAAGAAACGCATATGCTAGAAGTTCGTGTCAGAGAGTTCTTTAGAGGACGTTACGTTTTACCTGAAGAGGTGGAACGTGGGCAGGAGGAAATCAAGGAAGGACCTGAAATGGTTGAAAGCCAG gaCGCAACATCTTGGGCTCCACCTCTTCCTCTTCTGGACTCCTGTTCCCAGCAACAAGTCCGCAAAGGAATTGTActagaaaaacttaaaaaagt TCTTCCGGCTATATTGATACCCCTTAagataatatacagtgatgtttCCAAAGAGTTACACGATTTGGTTAAAACTTTCAG atTTACAAATAAGAATATTACTCACGCAGTTCCTGAATGGTCAATAATTGCCATTGTCCTGCTATCTGT